One window from the genome of Vibrio sp. VB16 encodes:
- the fruA gene encoding PTS fructose transporter subunit IIBC, translated as MNIAIITACPSGVANSIIAAGLLGKAVKSLDWNAKIECQSSVVQGITLTANDIAQSDVVVIAANTPIDTTRFIGKKVYQAEISKITEDTKAWLEKAVLEATELTSTDATTLSVPVSSPSASKKIVAVTACPTGVAHTFMAAEALENEGKRLGHQIKVETRGSVGAKNQLTEQEIEEADLVIIAADIDVPLDRFNGKKLYKTKTGPALKKTKQEVEKAFAEATVYTQSNGTVTAKEEESKGVYQHLMTGVSHMLPVVVAGGLIIALSFVFGIEAFKEEGTLAAALMTIGGGSAFALMIPVLAGYIAFSIADRPGLAPGLVGGMLASSIGAGFLGGILAGFIAGYSAKFIADKLQLPRSMDALKPILIIPLVATLFTGLIMIYVVGGPVASVMAAMTEFLNNMGNANAIMLGIVLGCMMCFDLGGPVNKAAYTFGVGLLASQTYAPMAAVMAAGMVPALGMGLATFLAKKKFNQSEREAGKASFVLGLCFISEGAIPFAARDPMRVIPCTMAGGAVAGALSMLAGCELMAPHGGLFVLFIPNAISSVLMYIIAITAGTAVTGFGYAFLKSRAEQTEQVIA; from the coding sequence ATGAATATAGCTATTATTACAGCTTGTCCAAGTGGTGTTGCAAATAGCATCATTGCGGCAGGGCTGCTTGGAAAAGCAGTGAAATCACTAGATTGGAATGCAAAAATTGAATGCCAATCTTCTGTGGTGCAGGGAATTACACTTACTGCCAACGATATTGCGCAATCTGACGTAGTGGTTATCGCCGCTAACACGCCAATTGATACGACACGCTTCATCGGAAAAAAAGTGTATCAAGCAGAGATATCTAAAATCACTGAAGATACAAAAGCATGGTTAGAAAAAGCCGTTTTAGAGGCAACTGAATTAACCTCTACCGATGCAACCACACTTTCAGTACCCGTATCAAGTCCTAGTGCTTCTAAGAAAATTGTCGCCGTTACCGCATGCCCAACAGGTGTTGCACACACTTTCATGGCAGCTGAAGCTTTAGAAAACGAAGGAAAGCGCCTTGGCCATCAAATTAAGGTAGAAACTCGCGGTAGTGTAGGTGCAAAGAACCAGCTTACTGAACAGGAAATCGAAGAGGCTGACTTAGTTATTATCGCAGCAGATATCGATGTTCCTTTAGATCGCTTTAACGGTAAAAAACTCTATAAAACGAAAACAGGACCAGCCCTTAAAAAAACCAAGCAAGAAGTGGAAAAAGCATTCGCTGAAGCAACGGTTTATACCCAATCTAATGGCACTGTTACCGCGAAAGAAGAAGAAAGCAAAGGCGTATACCAGCACCTGATGACCGGGGTTTCACATATGCTACCCGTTGTTGTGGCTGGTGGTTTGATTATCGCACTCTCATTTGTGTTTGGTATAGAAGCGTTTAAAGAAGAAGGTACCCTTGCGGCGGCACTAATGACAATAGGAGGCGGGTCGGCATTCGCACTTATGATTCCTGTGCTTGCAGGCTACATCGCTTTCTCTATCGCGGATCGTCCAGGCCTTGCACCCGGTCTTGTTGGCGGTATGTTAGCAAGCTCAATTGGCGCGGGTTTCTTGGGGGGTATCTTAGCGGGCTTTATCGCAGGCTACTCGGCTAAGTTTATCGCTGATAAACTGCAGCTTCCTCGATCAATGGATGCGTTAAAACCAATTCTTATTATTCCACTTGTTGCGACCTTATTCACTGGTCTGATAATGATCTATGTCGTTGGTGGCCCGGTTGCTAGCGTCATGGCAGCGATGACTGAATTCCTTAATAACATGGGCAATGCCAATGCCATCATGCTTGGTATCGTTCTCGGTTGTATGATGTGTTTCGACCTTGGGGGTCCAGTCAACAAAGCCGCCTACACATTCGGTGTTGGTTTATTGGCTTCGCAAACCTATGCACCTATGGCCGCTGTCATGGCTGCTGGTATGGTTCCTGCTCTCGGTATGGGTTTAGCGACCTTCCTTGCTAAGAAGAAATTCAATCAGAGTGAGCGCGAAGCTGGTAAAGCCTCATTTGTATTAGGCTTATGCTTTATTTCTGAAGGTGCTATTCCATTTGCCGCCCGTGATCCTATGCGCGTTATCCCTTGTACAATGGCTGGTGGAGCCGTTGCGGGTGCACTTTCAATGCTTGCTGGTTGCGAGTTAATGGCACCACATGGCGGTCTCTTCGTGCTGTTTATTCCAAATGCTATCTCTTCCGTACTGATGTACATCATTGCCATAACAGCAGGTACCGCAGTTACTGGGTTTGGTTATGCATTTTTGAAAAGCCGCGCTGAGCAAACAGAGCAAGTTATTGCTTAA
- a CDS encoding alkaline phosphatase, translated as MKLKTIALATITALASSNYVMAAPDFAQAQAETIRPKNVIIFIGDGMGLGQIEIARHMEYGKDGSHFIESLPNVALVKTYSANNQVTDSAAAGTAIATSVKTNNSAIGVDPQGVEVDSILDDFQKAGRKVGVISTNTVTDATPAAFTASVADRYQGQPAAARQMLEHEYDVLLGGGSKYFGPKKQDGVDLLPKFEETGYTIVKDKDQLAAVKGVDKLLGLFNPTYMNYKLDRDDLNSNEPSLELMTEKAIDVLNKDKDGFFLMVEGARIDHAAHAADITGVWQEFMEFDRTIKQTVNWAKDRNDTLIVVLADHETMGLSVTEPMDIAGLKNITVSPEFMAGKLVKAADGKSFEPDSIKAVFKEYAGFEVTDEQVVELNSHVMGKKGKLKYQYKLGWEIGSMVAAHYQAGAIDRAVREASSTGGHSANMIPLFATGPGSQYFEGVLNNTDVPKLIRSLTQK; from the coding sequence ATGAAATTGAAAACCATCGCTTTAGCCACAATCACCGCATTGGCAAGCTCTAACTACGTTATGGCCGCACCAGATTTTGCACAAGCTCAAGCAGAAACGATTAGACCCAAAAACGTCATTATTTTTATAGGTGATGGCATGGGTTTAGGACAAATTGAAATCGCTCGTCATATGGAATATGGCAAAGACGGTTCTCATTTCATTGAATCATTACCCAATGTTGCTTTAGTTAAAACATACTCAGCAAATAATCAAGTCACTGATTCCGCCGCCGCTGGTACTGCCATTGCAACAAGCGTGAAAACAAACAACAGTGCTATTGGGGTTGATCCTCAAGGCGTCGAAGTTGATAGTATTTTAGATGACTTCCAAAAAGCAGGCCGCAAGGTGGGCGTTATTTCAACTAATACCGTAACGGATGCGACGCCAGCAGCATTTACAGCAAGTGTTGCTGACCGTTATCAAGGCCAACCGGCTGCGGCACGTCAAATGCTAGAGCATGAGTATGATGTTTTATTAGGTGGCGGTTCAAAGTATTTTGGTCCTAAAAAACAAGATGGTGTCGATTTATTGCCAAAATTTGAAGAAACGGGCTATACCATCGTAAAAGATAAAGACCAGCTCGCGGCGGTTAAAGGCGTGGACAAACTTTTGGGTCTATTCAATCCAACTTATATGAACTATAAATTGGATCGTGATGACTTAAATAGTAACGAACCAAGCTTAGAATTGATGACCGAAAAAGCGATAGATGTCCTTAACAAAGATAAAGATGGATTCTTCCTTATGGTTGAAGGCGCTCGAATTGATCACGCCGCACATGCCGCCGATATTACCGGTGTCTGGCAAGAATTTATGGAGTTTGACCGCACTATCAAACAAACCGTAAATTGGGCTAAAGATCGCAATGACACACTAATTGTTGTATTGGCCGACCATGAAACCATGGGCTTATCTGTTACCGAACCAATGGACATTGCAGGTTTAAAAAACATCACTGTTTCACCTGAATTTATGGCAGGAAAACTCGTTAAAGCGGCCGATGGCAAAAGTTTTGAACCCGATTCAATTAAAGCCGTATTCAAAGAATACGCAGGCTTTGAAGTGACCGATGAACAAGTTGTTGAATTAAATTCTCACGTAATGGGTAAGAAAGGGAAGTTGAAGTATCAATACAAACTCGGTTGGGAAATTGGTTCAATGGTCGCCGCTCACTACCAAGCTGGTGCTATCGATCGTGCGGTTAGAGAAGCCTCTAGCACTGGTGGTCACTCAGCGAACATGATTCCATTATTCGCAACAGGTCCTGGTTCTCAATACTTCGAAGGTGTCTTAAACAATACAGATGTACCAAAGCTCATTCGTAGTCTTACTCAGAAATAA
- the ggt gene encoding gamma-glutamyltransferase produces MYNKTLTSVGLFFLSVNANATSQVADSVAPELTSKVTVKQAVVANDYMVAAANPLAAQAGYDVLKNGGNAADALVAIQTVLGLVEPQSSGLGGGAFLVYYDAKSKKITTFDGRETAPIAARPELFQDENGKPLKFYDAVVGGRSVGTPGTVKLLATMHEKYGQKSWSELFVPATIMATDGFTVSERLASSIAKDKARLSRYPDTKAYFFTSDGQPLAQGSTLKNPAYAKTLATLAKEGESAFYQGQIAKDIVAKVTGVTDNPGYLSQADFTNYAVVERETTCAPYRQYDICGMGPPSSGALTVGQIMGISSHFDLSAMGPEDPVSWQIIGDASRLAFADRGRYMADSDFVPVPEGLVDPDYLASRSSLIKKGSALATAAAGNPPWANKIALADDQSIELPSTTHLVIADKEGNIVSMTSTVENGFGSRVMSNGFILNNELTDFSFATYKNGYPIANRLEPGKRPRSSMAPTIVMKQGQPYMAVGSPGGSRIIGYVAQTLIAHLDWGMDIQQAIDMPHMVNRFGTYDLEQGTSAESFKKPLEKMGFKVNIRDLNSGLHAILFKDGKLIGGADPRREGVALGD; encoded by the coding sequence ATGTATAACAAAACATTAACGTCAGTTGGCTTATTTTTTCTTTCCGTTAACGCCAATGCCACCTCGCAAGTGGCGGACTCTGTCGCCCCAGAATTAACCAGCAAAGTAACGGTTAAACAGGCTGTCGTTGCCAATGACTATATGGTCGCGGCAGCAAACCCACTGGCCGCTCAAGCGGGTTATGATGTATTAAAAAATGGAGGTAATGCTGCCGACGCTTTAGTCGCCATACAAACCGTATTAGGTTTAGTTGAGCCACAATCTTCTGGTTTGGGTGGTGGTGCATTTTTAGTTTACTACGATGCAAAATCTAAAAAAATAACCACGTTTGATGGCAGAGAAACGGCCCCTATAGCGGCTCGTCCCGAACTTTTTCAAGACGAAAATGGTAAGCCTTTAAAATTTTATGACGCCGTAGTCGGTGGCCGCTCTGTTGGTACGCCCGGCACGGTAAAGTTACTCGCGACAATGCATGAAAAGTATGGACAAAAGAGTTGGTCCGAATTATTTGTGCCTGCAACAATAATGGCGACAGACGGGTTTACCGTGTCAGAACGATTGGCCTCTTCTATTGCAAAAGATAAGGCGCGCTTGAGCCGCTATCCAGACACCAAAGCCTATTTCTTCACATCCGATGGGCAACCTCTTGCACAAGGCAGCACACTAAAAAATCCGGCCTATGCGAAAACGCTCGCGACTTTAGCAAAAGAAGGGGAAAGTGCCTTTTATCAAGGTCAAATTGCCAAAGATATTGTAGCGAAAGTAACCGGCGTTACAGATAACCCTGGTTATCTATCTCAAGCCGACTTTACTAACTACGCCGTGGTAGAAAGAGAAACCACCTGTGCTCCGTATCGGCAATATGACATCTGCGGCATGGGGCCACCAAGTTCTGGCGCCCTTACTGTCGGCCAAATTATGGGCATCTCAAGCCATTTTGACTTGAGCGCAATGGGACCTGAAGATCCCGTTTCATGGCAGATAATAGGGGATGCTTCTCGATTGGCCTTTGCGGACCGAGGTCGTTATATGGCGGACTCAGATTTTGTACCCGTTCCTGAAGGGTTAGTGGATCCGGATTACCTTGCTAGCCGGTCTTCGTTGATCAAAAAAGGCAGCGCATTAGCAACGGCTGCGGCCGGAAACCCGCCATGGGCGAATAAAATAGCCCTTGCCGATGATCAGTCCATCGAGTTACCAAGCACAACGCATCTAGTGATTGCCGACAAAGAAGGGAACATCGTTTCAATGACCAGTACCGTCGAAAATGGGTTTGGTTCTAGAGTGATGAGCAACGGTTTTATTCTCAACAATGAATTAACGGACTTTTCTTTTGCCACTTATAAAAATGGCTATCCCATTGCGAACCGACTCGAACCGGGAAAGCGCCCTCGTTCTTCTATGGCGCCGACGATCGTGATGAAACAAGGGCAACCTTACATGGCCGTTGGTTCTCCGGGAGGCTCTCGCATTATTGGCTACGTCGCACAGACATTGATCGCACACCTAGATTGGGGAATGGATATACAACAAGCTATAGATATGCCCCATATGGTGAATCGATTTGGCACCTATGACCTTGAACAAGGAACCTCCGCAGAAAGCTTTAAAAAACCATTAGAGAAAATGGGATTCAAGGTTAATATCCGCGACCTAAACTCCGGTCTTCATGCCATTTTATTTAAAGACGGCAAATTGATAGGGGGTGCAGACCCTCGTCGTGAAGGCGTGGCTTTAGGTGATTAA
- a CDS encoding methyl-accepting chemotaxis protein: protein MKFSHKIVAASTLLMLVTVAIVTTKQVFTTQNLLTDTIMHGLNNAMDSVKSNVAEKISGQKALAIYTTEMANDDLSPDAIKKVINKPSLKKPFILVGAGLETNGKAISGDVNWDPGSAWDARVRPWYKDAKSNNALIITAPYADSVTKEIVISIATPLKKSGQFVGALFFDVSLASLAETINQVNLFDAGFLFIVSSDGTIIAHPNTELNGKPFSEMHAQVNITEKMQIVNSDGNELAYDFRKIPGIDWYVGSVIDNGIAFQPVSDMRTSSIIVTTISLIISIGLLLVLIGKLMKPLGSLNDAIQDVATGDGNLTQRLATTTDTEFAELAKGFNLFTESLQDKIKQLKGISHEILKGAESSSEGASAAAAAMTEQMREIEQLATAMHEMATTSTDMAGNAQGAASAAQEADNATQEGSAIVSHTTESIGALSASIDDAVIQVKSLEDATDRIETVLQVINDIADQTNLLALNAAIEAARAGDYGRGFAVVADEVRTLAQRTQESTTEIRTMIEQLQAGAGAVAKAMGTSKETAVTTVTQAQEANSALERIRDAIQRITDMNMQIASAAEEQSLVAEEINSNTVKIKDLSDLVANAAGESSTAMQIQGDNVREQNGILDKFIV, encoded by the coding sequence ATGAAATTTAGTCACAAAATTGTCGCCGCTTCAACATTATTGATGCTTGTAACTGTTGCGATAGTTACTACGAAGCAAGTTTTTACTACTCAAAACCTCCTTACTGATACCATCATGCATGGGTTAAACAATGCCATGGATAGTGTAAAAAGTAACGTTGCTGAAAAGATCTCCGGACAAAAAGCGCTCGCTATTTATACAACAGAAATGGCTAACGATGATCTAAGCCCCGACGCCATTAAGAAAGTAATTAATAAACCCAGTCTAAAAAAACCTTTCATACTTGTTGGTGCTGGTTTAGAAACAAACGGTAAAGCAATTAGTGGCGACGTTAATTGGGATCCCGGTTCTGCTTGGGATGCCCGCGTTCGTCCTTGGTATAAGGATGCCAAGTCAAATAATGCGCTTATCATCACCGCCCCCTATGCCGATTCTGTTACCAAAGAGATCGTAATCTCAATTGCAACACCATTGAAAAAAAGTGGGCAATTTGTTGGTGCATTGTTCTTTGACGTAAGTCTCGCAAGTTTGGCCGAAACAATAAACCAAGTGAATCTTTTTGATGCGGGGTTCCTATTCATTGTCTCCTCAGATGGAACGATCATTGCTCATCCAAATACCGAATTAAACGGTAAACCATTTTCTGAAATGCATGCTCAAGTAAATATTACTGAAAAGATGCAGATTGTGAACTCAGATGGAAATGAATTAGCTTATGACTTTCGAAAAATACCAGGTATTGACTGGTATGTCGGTTCAGTAATCGACAATGGTATTGCCTTCCAACCTGTTAGTGACATGCGTACAAGCTCTATCATAGTTACCACCATCTCGTTGATAATCAGTATCGGCTTACTGCTTGTGTTGATTGGTAAATTAATGAAACCATTAGGCTCTCTTAATGATGCAATACAAGATGTTGCTACTGGTGACGGTAATTTGACACAACGTTTAGCCACCACCACAGACACCGAATTTGCAGAGCTCGCGAAAGGTTTCAACCTGTTTACAGAGAGTCTACAAGACAAGATAAAGCAACTTAAAGGGATAAGTCACGAGATACTAAAAGGTGCCGAATCAAGTTCTGAAGGCGCGTCTGCGGCGGCGGCGGCGATGACCGAACAGATGCGTGAAATTGAACAGTTAGCTACGGCAATGCATGAAATGGCCACGACTTCTACCGACATGGCTGGTAATGCACAAGGTGCTGCGTCTGCGGCTCAAGAAGCCGATAACGCCACACAAGAAGGCAGTGCTATCGTTAGCCATACGACAGAATCTATTGGCGCGTTATCCGCCAGCATCGACGATGCCGTCATACAAGTAAAATCATTGGAAGATGCTACCGATAGAATTGAAACCGTACTTCAGGTTATTAACGATATCGCAGATCAAACTAATCTGCTTGCGCTCAATGCGGCAATTGAAGCCGCGCGCGCGGGAGACTATGGTCGCGGGTTTGCCGTTGTTGCAGATGAAGTGAGAACATTGGCACAACGAACCCAAGAGTCCACTACCGAAATCCGAACCATGATTGAACAACTACAAGCCGGTGCAGGTGCGGTAGCTAAAGCAATGGGCACAAGTAAAGAGACCGCAGTAACAACCGTAACCCAAGCACAAGAGGCAAATAGCGCACTAGAGCGGATTAGGGACGCCATTCAGCGTATCACCGATATGAATATGCAGATCGCTTCCGCGGCGGAAGAGCAGAGCTTAGTGGCTGAAGAAATAAACTCTAATACTGTGAAGATCAAAGATTTATCAGATCTCGTTGCCAATGCCGCAGGTGAATCTAGTACCGCAATGCAGATTCAAGGCGACAATGTGCGAGAGCAGAATGGTATCTTAGACAAATTTATAGTGTAA
- a CDS encoding choice-of-anchor I family protein: MQFKNRFILALSMTLLAACTSTNSNNPKSSSKLGVQCKPHSIVENTEMPIKGLTLVGTHISNARFDKSAAEIVSYDSCTDSLYVVNAQAAQVDVLLLNQDAKPINNGVIDLQSAALHSGLDIGAANSVTTHGGLVAIAVENKIKQQSGIIALYRSDTLELINTYTAGALPDMVSFSKDGRYLASANEGEPNSDYSVDPEGSVTLVDLSDGPMNASVTQINFQAFNSENSRFNELSETVRISAPNASVAQDLEPEFLTFADNGKLYVALQENNAIAVIDVANAEIDKIFGLGGKSWSNAQLDASNKDKKAGNLKSYPMLEGLYMPDSITSYTVNGKTYILTANEGDGREYGFDTTQKNCDMKSYQWDEDDFSNTDKYNSAEGFCIAYVDEVRGKNLNIDENHPLSVALKDKTQLGRLKILNDKNISQGKAISIDETVYTYGARSFSIFSESGRLVYDSGDEFAHIALRENGEHFNSTNDSNQSGDDRSDDKGSEPEAIETANINSRQYAFIGLERQGGIMIYDVSNPEKPTFNHYVNNRHYNEGVCTAIDDGNCDNGKYNMKAGDLGPESIKYFQRNGQHYLAVGNEVSGTTSVYRMEF, encoded by the coding sequence ATGCAATTCAAAAACCGATTCATATTGGCTTTATCAATGACATTGTTGGCTGCATGTACTTCAACAAATAGCAATAATCCGAAGAGTTCGTCTAAGTTAGGTGTTCAGTGCAAGCCACATTCAATAGTCGAAAATACCGAGATGCCGATTAAAGGCTTAACTTTAGTTGGAACCCATATATCCAACGCACGCTTTGACAAATCAGCCGCAGAAATAGTGAGCTACGATAGCTGTACTGATTCGCTATATGTGGTTAACGCACAAGCTGCGCAAGTGGATGTCTTATTGCTCAACCAAGATGCAAAGCCTATAAATAATGGTGTGATTGATTTACAAAGTGCAGCACTCCATTCAGGTTTAGACATCGGCGCGGCTAACAGCGTAACGACGCACGGTGGTTTAGTGGCCATCGCCGTTGAGAATAAAATCAAGCAACAGAGCGGTATCATTGCCCTATACCGGTCTGACACTTTAGAACTGATCAACACCTACACGGCGGGTGCATTACCCGATATGGTGAGCTTTTCAAAAGACGGTCGTTATCTCGCTTCCGCGAATGAAGGCGAACCAAACTCTGATTACAGCGTTGATCCAGAGGGCAGCGTCACACTTGTCGATTTAAGTGATGGACCAATGAACGCCAGTGTGACTCAAATTAATTTCCAAGCATTTAATTCAGAAAACTCACGTTTTAACGAATTGTCGGAAACGGTTCGAATTTCAGCGCCAAATGCCTCTGTTGCTCAAGACTTAGAACCCGAATTCTTAACGTTTGCCGACAACGGTAAGTTATATGTCGCGCTTCAAGAGAACAATGCGATCGCGGTAATTGATGTGGCAAATGCGGAAATCGATAAAATTTTTGGCCTTGGCGGGAAATCATGGTCCAACGCTCAATTGGATGCCTCTAATAAAGATAAGAAAGCGGGGAACTTGAAAAGCTATCCGATGTTAGAAGGACTATACATGCCTGATAGCATCACCAGTTACACTGTCAACGGCAAAACCTATATTTTGACCGCTAATGAAGGTGATGGTCGAGAGTATGGATTTGATACCACCCAAAAAAACTGCGATATGAAAAGTTATCAATGGGATGAAGATGATTTTTCAAACACAGATAAATACAATTCGGCAGAAGGATTTTGTATTGCTTATGTCGACGAGGTCAGGGGCAAGAACTTAAACATCGACGAGAACCACCCCCTTTCTGTGGCACTTAAAGACAAGACACAACTGGGGCGTTTAAAGATCCTCAACGACAAGAATATCTCGCAAGGCAAAGCTATTTCCATTGATGAAACAGTATATACGTACGGTGCTAGGTCATTCTCTATATTTAGTGAATCGGGCCGTCTTGTATACGACAGTGGTGATGAATTTGCTCACATCGCACTACGTGAAAATGGCGAACATTTTAATAGCACAAACGATAGTAATCAGAGTGGTGACGATCGTAGTGATGATAAAGGCTCAGAACCAGAAGCGATCGAAACCGCAAATATAAACAGTCGCCAGTATGCCTTTATAGGTTTAGAACGTCAGGGGGGCATTATGATTTACGACGTAAGTAACCCAGAGAAGCCAACGTTTAATCACTATGTCAATAATCGACATTACAATGAAGGAGTATGTACAGCAATAGACGACGGCAATTGTGACAACGGAAAATACAACATGAAAGCAGGTGACTTGGGACCAGAATCGATTAAATATTTCCAACGAAATGGGCAACATTACTTGGCCGTTGGTAATGAAGTGAGTGGTACAACTTCTGTTTATAGAATGGAATTTTAG
- the fghA gene encoding S-formylglutathione hydrolase: MAIENISVNKSFGGWHKRYSHHSKVLNCQMQFAIYLPPQASNGEKVPVLYWLSGLTCTDENFMQKSGVQSLASELGIAIVAPDTSPRGEDVADADSYDLGKGAGFYLNATQEPWSRHYHMYDYVLEELPQLIESTFPVTDKRSIAGHSMGGHGALVIALRNAGAYQSVSAFSPICHPSIVPWGKKAFSAYLGRDTVEWREYDASILLGEAVDFVPALVDQGVADEFLNEQLKTEYLESVATEKGYPLKVNYRDGYDHSYYFIASFIENHLRFHAEYLNK, translated from the coding sequence GTGGCGATTGAAAATATCAGCGTGAATAAGAGTTTTGGTGGCTGGCATAAACGCTATAGCCACCATTCGAAAGTACTAAATTGTCAGATGCAATTTGCTATCTATTTGCCACCACAGGCGTCAAATGGTGAGAAAGTTCCAGTTTTGTATTGGTTGTCGGGACTGACCTGTACCGATGAAAATTTCATGCAGAAATCGGGAGTGCAATCTCTGGCGTCTGAGCTTGGGATTGCGATTGTTGCGCCAGATACGAGCCCGCGTGGTGAAGATGTGGCAGATGCAGACAGCTACGATCTTGGCAAAGGTGCTGGTTTCTATCTTAATGCTACCCAAGAACCGTGGAGTAGACATTATCATATGTATGACTATGTACTTGAAGAGCTACCACAATTGATTGAATCGACGTTTCCAGTGACAGATAAGCGTTCAATCGCAGGGCACTCTATGGGCGGACACGGTGCACTTGTTATTGCATTACGAAATGCAGGTGCCTATCAATCGGTTTCGGCTTTTAGTCCGATCTGTCATCCGTCTATAGTACCTTGGGGTAAAAAGGCTTTTTCTGCCTATCTTGGGCGAGATACAGTGGAATGGCGTGAGTATGATGCGAGTATTTTACTTGGCGAGGCGGTCGACTTTGTTCCTGCTTTGGTTGATCAAGGCGTAGCGGATGAGTTCCTAAATGAACAGCTAAAAACGGAGTATTTAGAATCTGTTGCTACGGAAAAAGGGTACCCGTTAAAAGTTAATTACCGTGATGGCTATGATCATAGCTACTATTTTATCGCGAGCTTTATTGAAAACCATCTGCGTTTTCACGCGGAATATCTTAATAAGTAG
- the yjeH gene encoding L-methionine/branched-chain amino acid transporter, protein MGELKKEITLWSGVGQLSTTLLGTGLFMIPAIAAGIAGEASLWAWLILFIAIIPIALTFAALGKRFPSSGGTAYFVRKAFGPRMERSVGWLFLSVTPVGIPAGIALAGSFGKPLLPAPFDHTLVAELITIGLLIAVNLIGSKSSARIQTVVALAICALVSLFWIYGGVSTADIKMPVLTTDSIFPIASALGVMFWCFVGIEAFAHMGEEFKKPETDFPIAIILGSLFAGVIYWSCSVVILKFQAYGTEALSSGSIPWISEQIFGSKGATLISLVGYFACFASLNLYVQSLSRMAYAIAKNSHPQTKMAVISKRGVPTVATLTITGTLVICAFIGEVLSVDLEALVKLANGVFVLVYLLAMLSAYKLLTGTNKLLSLIALVITILVFACLGWASLYAIAVFALVHFARRDIENFKSQSVDKK, encoded by the coding sequence ATGGGCGAGCTGAAAAAAGAAATTACGTTATGGTCTGGTGTCGGCCAATTATCTACCACCCTTTTGGGTACCGGCCTCTTTATGATACCCGCTATCGCAGCAGGTATCGCGGGGGAAGCATCATTATGGGCATGGCTGATTCTGTTTATCGCCATCATCCCTATCGCCTTGACCTTTGCAGCCCTTGGAAAACGTTTTCCGAGTTCCGGTGGCACCGCTTATTTTGTTCGCAAAGCCTTTGGTCCACGAATGGAGCGCAGCGTTGGATGGTTATTTTTGAGTGTTACGCCGGTTGGTATCCCTGCGGGTATTGCCTTAGCCGGTAGTTTTGGAAAACCGTTACTTCCTGCCCCTTTTGATCACACCCTCGTCGCTGAACTTATCACCATCGGCTTATTGATTGCAGTCAACCTGATTGGTAGCAAATCTTCAGCACGGATTCAAACGGTCGTTGCTTTGGCTATCTGTGCCCTTGTGTCTCTGTTCTGGATCTATGGTGGCGTCAGCACCGCAGATATTAAAATGCCGGTTTTAACCACCGATTCTATTTTTCCGATTGCATCTGCATTAGGCGTGATGTTCTGGTGTTTTGTCGGCATTGAAGCATTTGCGCATATGGGAGAAGAATTTAAAAAACCCGAAACTGATTTCCCTATCGCGATTATCTTAGGCTCTCTATTCGCTGGTGTGATCTATTGGAGTTGCTCTGTTGTCATTCTTAAGTTCCAAGCCTACGGTACAGAAGCGCTTTCTTCTGGATCTATTCCTTGGATAAGCGAACAAATATTTGGTAGCAAAGGGGCGACACTTATTAGCCTTGTGGGATATTTTGCCTGTTTCGCTAGCCTTAATTTATATGTGCAAAGCTTATCTAGAATGGCATACGCCATCGCTAAGAATAGCCACCCTCAAACCAAAATGGCGGTCATCTCTAAACGTGGCGTTCCTACCGTTGCCACTCTCACTATCACTGGAACTCTGGTTATTTGTGCATTCATCGGAGAAGTCTTGAGTGTCGATCTAGAAGCTCTGGTTAAATTAGCCAACGGGGTATTTGTCCTTGTTTATTTGCTTGCCATGCTATCGGCGTACAAACTATTGACTGGCACGAATAAATTACTCTCTCTCATTGCTCTGGTTATCACTATTTTGGTATTTGCATGTCTCGGTTGGGCTTCTCTCTATGCTATTGCTGTTTTTGCTTTGGTTCATTTTGCGAGAAGAGATATTGAAAATTTCAAATCACAATCGGTAGATAAAAAATAA